In Phaeobacter gallaeciensis DSM 26640, a genomic segment contains:
- the rpoB gene encoding DNA-directed RNA polymerase subunit beta, with protein MAQSFLGQKRLRKYYGKIREVLDMPNLIEVQKSSYDLFLRSGDAEQPLDGEGIMGVFQSVFPIKDFNETSVLEFVKYSFERPKYDVEECMQRDMTYSAPLKVTLRLIVFDVDEDTGAKSVKDIKEQDVYMGDMPLMTPNGTFVVNGTERVIVSQMHRSPGVFFDHDKGKTHSSGKLLFACRIIPYRGSWLDFEFDAKDIVFARIDRRRKLPVTTLLYALGLDQEGIMDAYYNTVNFKLEKSRGWVTPFFPERVRGTRPTYDLVDAATGEIFAEAGKKVTPRAVKKMIDEGNITDLLVPFEHIVGKFVAKDIINEENGAIYVEAGDELTLEYDKGGELIGGTVKELIDAGITDIPVLDIDNINVGPYMRNTMAQDKNMGRDTALMDIYRVMRPGEPPTVEAASALFDTLFFDSERYDLSAVGRVKMNMRLALDAEDTQRTLRKEDIISCIKALVELRDGKGDIDDIDHLGNRRVRSVGELMENQYRVGLLRMERAIKERMSSVEIDTVMPQDLINAKPAAAAVREFFGSSQLSQFMDQTNPLSEVTHKRRLSALGPGGLTRERAGFEVRDVHPTHYGRMCPIETPEGPNIGLINSLATFARVNKYGFIETPYRVVNEAKVTDEVHYMSATEEMRHTVAQANATLDEDGKFINDLVSTRQSGDYTLAPRESVDLIDVSPKQLVSVAASLIPFLENDDANRALMGSNMQRQAVPLLRAEAPLVGTGIEEIVARDSGAAIMAKRGGIIDQIDAQRIVIRATSDLEMGDAGVDIYRMRKFQRSNQNTCINQRPLVKVGQEVRKGEVIADGPSTDMGELALGKNVVVAFMPWNGYNYEDSILISERIARDDVFTSIHIEEFEVAARDTKLGPEEITRDIPNVGEEALRNLDEAGIVYIGADVEPGDILVGKITPKGESPMTPEEKLLRAIFGEKASDVRDTSLRVKPGDYGTVVEVRVFNRHGVEKDERALQIEREEVERLARDRDDELGILDRNIYARLRGMLLGKTAVKGPKGIKAGSEITEELLETLSRGQWWMLALEDEQSAQVVEALNEQYEAQKRALDARFEDKVEKVRRGDDLPPGVMKMVKVFIAVKRKLQPGDKMAGRHGNKGVISKVVPMEDMPFLADGTPVDFCLNPLGVPSRMNVGQILETHMGWAARGLGIKVDDALQDYRRSGDLTPVREAMHHAYGDDVYGEGIADMTETDLVEAAGNVTRGVPIATPVFDGAKEADVNDALVRAGFDTSGQSILFDGRTGEQFARPVTVGIKYLLKLHHLVDDKIHARSTGPYSLVTQQPLGGKAQFGGQRFGEMEVWALEAYGAAYTLQEMLTVKSDDVAGRTKVYESIVKGEDNFEAGVPESFNVLVKEVRGLGLNMELLDAEVEE; from the coding sequence ATGGCTCAATCGTTCCTTGGCCAGAAACGTCTTCGCAAATACTACGGTAAAATCCGCGAAGTCCTGGACATGCCGAACCTCATCGAGGTCCAGAAATCTTCTTACGACCTCTTCCTGCGCTCTGGTGATGCAGAACAGCCGCTCGACGGCGAAGGCATCATGGGCGTGTTCCAGTCGGTATTCCCGATCAAGGACTTTAATGAGACGTCGGTTCTGGAATTCGTGAAATATTCCTTCGAGCGTCCGAAGTATGACGTCGAGGAATGCATGCAGCGCGACATGACCTACTCGGCTCCGCTGAAGGTCACATTGCGTCTGATCGTCTTTGATGTGGACGAAGATACCGGCGCCAAGTCGGTGAAGGACATCAAGGAACAGGACGTCTACATGGGCGACATGCCCCTGATGACGCCAAACGGCACTTTTGTGGTCAACGGCACCGAGCGTGTGATCGTATCCCAGATGCACCGTTCGCCGGGCGTGTTCTTTGATCACGACAAAGGCAAGACGCATTCTTCGGGCAAGCTGCTGTTTGCCTGCCGCATCATCCCGTATCGCGGCTCCTGGCTAGACTTCGAATTCGACGCCAAGGACATCGTCTTTGCGCGTATCGACCGTCGCCGCAAACTGCCTGTGACAACCCTGCTGTATGCCCTGGGTCTCGATCAGGAAGGCATCATGGATGCCTATTACAACACCGTGAACTTCAAGCTTGAGAAGAGCCGTGGCTGGGTCACGCCGTTCTTCCCCGAGCGCGTACGCGGCACCCGTCCGACCTATGATCTGGTTGACGCAGCCACTGGTGAGATCTTTGCCGAAGCGGGCAAGAAGGTCACGCCGCGCGCCGTCAAGAAGATGATCGACGAAGGCAACATCACCGACCTGTTGGTGCCCTTCGAGCATATCGTTGGCAAGTTTGTCGCCAAGGATATCATCAACGAAGAAAACGGCGCCATCTATGTCGAGGCCGGCGATGAGCTGACTCTCGAATACGACAAAGGCGGTGAGCTGATTGGCGGGACGGTCAAGGAACTGATCGATGCCGGTATCACCGACATCCCGGTTCTGGACATCGACAACATCAATGTCGGCCCCTACATGCGCAACACCATGGCGCAGGATAAAAATATGGGTCGCGACACTGCGCTCATGGATATCTACCGCGTCATGCGCCCGGGTGAGCCGCCGACCGTTGAAGCGGCCTCCGCGCTGTTTGACACGCTGTTCTTCGATTCCGAGCGTTATGACCTCTCCGCCGTTGGCCGTGTGAAGATGAACATGCGCCTTGCTCTGGATGCTGAGGACACTCAGCGGACCCTGCGCAAGGAAGACATCATCTCCTGCATCAAGGCGCTGGTTGAGCTGCGCGACGGCAAGGGCGACATCGACGACATCGACCACCTTGGCAACCGTCGTGTGCGCTCCGTTGGCGAACTGATGGAAAACCAGTACCGTGTCGGCCTTCTGCGTATGGAACGTGCGATCAAGGAACGGATGTCCTCCGTCGAGATCGATACTGTTATGCCGCAGGATCTGATCAACGCGAAACCGGCTGCTGCGGCTGTGCGTGAATTCTTCGGCTCCTCGCAGCTGTCGCAGTTCATGGACCAGACCAACCCGCTCTCCGAAGTGACGCACAAGCGTCGCCTCTCGGCGCTTGGGCCTGGCGGTCTGACCCGTGAGCGTGCTGGTTTTGAGGTGCGCGACGTTCACCCGACCCACTATGGTCGTATGTGTCCGATTGAGACACCGGAAGGCCCGAACATTGGTCTGATCAACTCGCTGGCGACCTTTGCCCGTGTGAACAAGTACGGTTTCATCGAAACACCTTACCGTGTCGTCAACGAGGCGAAGGTGACCGACGAAGTCCACTACATGTCCGCGACGGAAGAAATGCGTCACACCGTGGCGCAGGCGAACGCGACACTTGATGAAGATGGCAAGTTCATCAATGATCTGGTTTCGACCCGTCAGTCGGGCGACTACACTCTTGCCCCGCGTGAGAGCGTTGACCTGATCGACGTTTCGCCGAAGCAGTTGGTCTCCGTTGCGGCCTCGCTGATTCCGTTCCTTGAGAACGACGATGCGAACCGGGCTCTGATGGGTTCGAACATGCAACGTCAGGCGGTTCCGCTGCTGCGCGCAGAAGCACCGCTGGTCGGCACCGGCATCGAAGAGATCGTGGCACGGGATTCCGGCGCGGCCATTATGGCGAAGCGTGGCGGTATCATCGACCAGATCGACGCACAACGTATCGTGATCCGGGCGACCTCTGACCTCGAAATGGGCGACGCGGGTGTGGACATTTACCGCATGCGCAAGTTCCAGCGTTCGAACCAGAACACCTGCATCAACCAGCGTCCGCTGGTGAAGGTAGGCCAGGAAGTCCGCAAGGGCGAAGTGATTGCCGATGGTCCGTCCACCGATATGGGTGAACTGGCTCTGGGTAAAAACGTCGTCGTGGCCTTCATGCCCTGGAATGGCTACAACTACGAAGACTCCATCCTGATCTCCGAGCGCATCGCGCGTGACGACGTCTTCACCTCGATCCACATCGAAGAATTCGAAGTCGCAGCCCGTGATACCAAGCTTGGGCCGGAAGAGATCACCCGCGACATCCCCAACGTCGGTGAAGAAGCGCTGCGCAACCTCGACGAGGCAGGCATCGTTTACATCGGTGCGGATGTGGAACCGGGCGATATCCTCGTCGGTAAAATCACTCCGAAGGGCGAAAGCCCAATGACCCCGGAAGAAAAGCTGCTGCGCGCCATCTTTGGTGAAAAAGCATCTGACGTGCGCGACACTTCACTGCGCGTGAAGCCGGGTGACTACGGGACTGTGGTTGAGGTGCGTGTCTTCAACCGTCACGGCGTTGAGAAAGACGAGCGTGCGCTGCAGATCGAGCGTGAAGAAGTCGAGCGTCTGGCCCGTGACCGGGACGACGAGCTGGGCATTCTGGATCGCAACATCTACGCACGTCTGCGCGGCATGCTGCTGGGTAAAACTGCCGTCAAAGGCCCCAAAGGCATCAAGGCTGGTTCTGAAATCACTGAGGAGCTGCTGGAGACACTCAGCCGCGGCCAGTGGTGGATGCTGGCGTTGGAAGACGAGCAGAGCGCACAGGTCGTCGAGGCCCTGAACGAGCAGTACGAAGCACAGAAACGTGCTCTGGATGCCCGTTTTGAGGACAAGGTCGAGAAAGTGCGTCGTGGCGATGATCTGCCGCCGGGTGTGATGAAGATGGTCAAAGTCTTCATCGCTGTGAAGCGTAAGCTTCAGCCGGGCGACAAGATGGCTGGCCGTCACGGGAACAAAGGTGTGATCTCGAAAGTGGTGCCGATGGAGGACATGCCGTTCCTCGCCGATGGTACCCCGGTCGATTTCTGTCTGAACCCGCTCGGCGTTCCGTCGCGGATGAACGTTGGTCAGATCCTGGAAACCCACATGGGCTGGGCCGCACGCGGTCTGGGCATCAAAGTTGACGATGCGTTGCAGGACTATCGTCGCTCCGGCGACCTGACCCCGGTTCGTGAAGCGATGCACCATGCCTATGGTGACGACGTCTACGGTGAAGGTATTGCCGACATGACCGAGACCGATCTGGTCGAGGCCGCAGGCAATGTGACCCGTGGTGTGCCGATCGCGACACCTGTCTTTGACGGCGCCAAAGAGGCCGACGTCAACGACGCTCTGGTGCGCGCTGGCTTTGACACCTCCGGTCAGTCGATCCTGTTTGATGGCCGCACCGGCGAGCAGTTTGCCCGTCCTGTGACCGTTGGCATCAAGTACCTGCTGAAACTGCACCACCTGGTCGACGACAAGATCCACGCACGTTCGACCGGTCCGTACTCCCTCGTTACTCAGCAGCCGCTGGGTGGTAAGGCGCAGTTCGGTGGTCAGCGCTTTGGTGAGATGGAAGTCTGGGCTCTGGAAGCTTACGGCGCCGCCTACACCCTGCAGGAGATGCTCACCGTGAAATCGGATGACGTCGCAGGCCGGACCAAGGTCTATGAATCGATCGTCAAGGGCGAGGACAACTTTGAAGCGGGCGTACCGGAATCGTTCAACGTTCTGGTCAAGGAAGTCCGTGGTCTCGGCCTGAATATGGAACTCCTGGATGCGGAGGTTGAGGAGTGA
- the rplJ gene encoding 50S ribosomal protein L10 yields the protein MDRAQKERVVEELGQIFESSGVVVVAHYTGLTVAEMQDLRARASEAGSSVRVAKNRLAKIALEGKPCESMSDLLTGMTVLTYSEDPVAAAKVAEGFAKENKKFEILGGAMGENALDRAGVEAVSKMPSRDELIAQIASMLGAPASNIAGAIGAPASNIASILSTIEEKAEAA from the coding sequence GTGGATAGAGCCCAGAAAGAGAGAGTGGTCGAGGAACTCGGCCAAATCTTCGAAAGCTCTGGCGTGGTGGTCGTAGCCCACTACACCGGTCTGACAGTTGCAGAGATGCAGGATCTGCGGGCGCGCGCAAGCGAAGCCGGAAGCTCCGTGCGTGTTGCCAAGAACAGGCTCGCCAAAATCGCCCTCGAGGGTAAGCCGTGTGAAAGCATGTCTGACCTGCTGACAGGGATGACCGTTCTGACCTATTCCGAGGACCCCGTGGCAGCAGCCAAGGTGGCCGAGGGCTTCGCCAAGGAGAACAAGAAGTTCGAAATCCTTGGCGGTGCAATGGGCGAGAACGCTCTTGACCGTGCCGGCGTTGAAGCCGTGTCGAAAATGCCTTCGCGCGACGAGCTTATTGCTCAGATCGCAAGCATGCTCGGCGCACCTGCTTCCAACATCGCCGGTGCGATTGGCGCACCTGCAAGCAACATCGCAAGCATCCTTTCGACCATCGAAGAGAAGGCGGAAGCTGCGTAA
- the rplA gene encoding 50S ribosomal protein L1 has protein sequence MAKLGKRTRAAREAFAGKDNLSVEEAVALIKANANAKFDETIEIALNLGVDTRHADQMVRGVIGLPNGTGKDMRVAVFARGAKADEAKEAGADIVGAEDLMETIQGGTIDFDRCIATPDMMPIVGRLGKVLGPRNLMPNPKVGTVTMDVKAAVEAAKGGEVQFKAEKGGVVHAGVGKASFDEAKLIENVKAFISAVAKAKPAGAKGAYMKKIALSSTMGPGVTVDVETAVTE, from the coding sequence ATGGCTAAGCTCGGTAAACGTACCCGCGCTGCGCGCGAAGCTTTCGCTGGCAAAGACAACCTGTCGGTGGAAGAAGCGGTCGCTCTGATCAAGGCGAACGCAAACGCTAAATTCGATGAAACCATCGAAATCGCCCTGAACCTCGGCGTTGACACCCGTCACGCAGACCAGATGGTTCGTGGCGTTATCGGTCTGCCCAACGGCACCGGCAAAGACATGCGTGTTGCTGTTTTCGCCCGTGGCGCAAAGGCTGACGAAGCCAAAGAAGCTGGCGCGGACATCGTCGGTGCAGAAGACCTGATGGAAACCATCCAGGGCGGCACCATCGACTTTGATCGCTGCATTGCAACCCCGGACATGATGCCGATCGTCGGCCGTCTGGGCAAAGTGCTTGGCCCTCGCAACCTGATGCCGAACCCCAAGGTTGGGACCGTGACCATGGACGTGAAAGCAGCCGTGGAAGCAGCCAAAGGCGGCGAAGTTCAGTTCAAGGCTGAAAAAGGCGGCGTAGTCCACGCAGGTGTTGGCAAAGCATCCTTCGACGAAGCCAAGCTGATCGAGAACGTCAAAGCGTTCATCTCGGCAGTTGCTAAGGCCAAGCCGGCTGGTGCCAAAGGCGCCTATATGAAGAAGATCGCTCTGTCCTCCACCATGGGTCCGGGCGTCACTGTTGACGTGGAAACCGCCGTTACCGAGTAA
- the rpoC gene encoding DNA-directed RNA polymerase subunit beta' produces the protein MNQEITNNPFNPLTPPKVFDEIKVSLASPERILSWSYGEIKKPETINYRTFKPERDGLFCARIFGPIKDYECLCGKYKRMKYRGVVCEKCGVEVTLQKVRRERMGHIELASPVAHIWFLKSLPSRIGLMLDMTLRDLERVLYFENYVVIEPGLTDLTYGQMMTEEEYMDAQDQFGMDAFTANIGAEAIREMLAAIDLEAEAEHLRAELAEATGELKPKKIIKRLKVVESFLESGNRPEWMVMTVIPVIPPELRPLVPLDGGRFATSDLNDLYRRVINRNNRLKRLIELRAPDIIVRNEKRMLQESVDALFDNGRRGRVITGANKRPLKSLSDMLKGKQGRFRQNLLGKRVDFSGRSVIVTGPELKLHQCGLPKKMALELFKPFIYSRLEAKGLSSTVKQAKKLVEKERPEVWDILDEVIREHPVMLNRAPTLHRLGIQAFEPTLIEGKAIQLHPLVCSAFNADFDGDQMAVHVPLSLEAQLEARVLMMSTNNVLSPANGAPIIVPSQDMILGLYYVTLEREGMPGEGKVFGTIDEVQHALDAGEVHLHTKITARITQIDEEGNEVLKRFETTPGRVRLGALLPKNVKAPFELVNRLLRKKEVQQVIDTVYRYCGQKESVIFCDQIMTMGFREAFKAGISFGKDDMVIPDTKWTLVDETRDQVKDFEQQYMDGLITQGEKYNKVVDAWSKCNDKVTDAMMGTISADKRNEAGAVMEPNSVYMMAHSGARGSVTQMKQLGGMRGLMAKPNGDIIETPIISNFKEGLTVLEYFNSTHGARKGLSDTALKTANSGYLTRRLVDVAQDCIVRDRDCGTEAAITAEAAVNDGEVVASLGERILGRVAAEDIKKPGTDEIIVAVGQLIDERMADAVEEAGVQSTRIRSPLTCEAEEGVCAQCYGRDLARGTQVNTGEAVGIIAAQSIGEPGTQLTMRTFHIGGVAQGGQQSFLEASQEGKIVFEMPQTLENANGETLVVGRNMKLIIQDEHGEERASHKLGYGSKLFVKEGQTVARGDKLFEWDPYTLPIIAEKPGTAKYVDLVSGIAVRDETDEATGMTQKIVIDWRAAPKGSDLKPEIILVDGDGEPVRSDAGNPLTYPMSVDAILSVEDGQQIMAGDVVARIPREGAKTKDITGGLPRVAELFEARRPKDHAIIAEIDGYVRFGRDYKNKRRISIEPADESMEPVEYMVPKGKHIPVQEGDFVQKGDYIMDGNPAPHDILSIMGVEALANYMIDEVQDVYRLQGVKINDKHIEVIVRQMLQKWEISDSGDTTLLKGEHVDKQEYDTANEKALARGKRPAQGEPILLGITKASLQTRSFISAASFQETTRVLTEASVQGKKDKLVGLKENVIVGRLIPAGTGGATQRVRNIAQSRDNVVLDARREEAEAAAALAAPSMDDVATEDTLDNLVETPESRD, from the coding sequence ATGAACCAGGAAATCACCAACAACCCGTTCAACCCGCTCACGCCGCCGAAGGTCTTTGATGAAATCAAAGTCTCGCTGGCATCGCCTGAGCGGATCTTGTCGTGGTCCTACGGCGAGATCAAAAAGCCGGAAACCATCAACTACCGTACGTTCAAGCCTGAACGTGACGGCCTGTTCTGTGCGCGTATCTTTGGCCCGATTAAAGACTACGAATGTCTCTGCGGCAAATATAAGCGCATGAAGTATCGCGGCGTTGTCTGCGAAAAATGCGGTGTGGAAGTCACCCTGCAAAAGGTCCGCCGCGAGCGTATGGGCCACATCGAACTGGCGTCGCCGGTTGCGCATATCTGGTTCCTCAAGTCGCTGCCGTCGCGCATCGGCCTGATGCTGGACATGACTCTGCGCGATCTGGAGCGGGTTCTGTATTTCGAAAACTACGTTGTCATCGAGCCGGGTCTGACCGACCTCACCTACGGCCAGATGATGACCGAAGAAGAATACATGGACGCTCAGGACCAGTTCGGCATGGACGCCTTCACCGCCAACATCGGCGCTGAAGCGATCCGTGAAATGCTGGCCGCGATCGATCTGGAAGCTGAAGCCGAGCATCTGCGCGCAGAGCTGGCCGAAGCCACAGGCGAGCTGAAGCCCAAGAAGATCATCAAACGCCTGAAGGTGGTTGAGAGCTTCCTGGAATCCGGCAACCGCCCGGAATGGATGGTCATGACCGTCATTCCCGTGATCCCGCCAGAACTGCGCCCGCTGGTGCCGCTGGATGGGGGCCGTTTCGCGACCTCCGACCTGAACGATCTGTATCGTCGCGTGATCAACCGGAACAACCGTTTGAAGCGCCTGATTGAGCTGCGCGCGCCTGACATCATCGTCCGCAACGAAAAGCGGATGTTGCAGGAGTCGGTCGACGCTCTGTTCGACAACGGCCGTCGTGGCCGCGTGATCACCGGCGCCAACAAGCGTCCGCTGAAATCGCTGTCCGACATGCTGAAAGGCAAGCAGGGTCGCTTCCGTCAGAACCTTTTGGGCAAACGCGTCGACTTCTCCGGTCGTTCGGTCATTGTGACCGGCCCTGAGCTGAAGCTGCATCAATGCGGTCTGCCCAAGAAGATGGCGCTCGAACTGTTCAAGCCCTTCATCTATTCGCGTCTGGAGGCCAAAGGTCTGTCCTCCACCGTGAAGCAGGCGAAGAAGCTGGTCGAAAAAGAGCGCCCCGAAGTTTGGGATATCCTCGACGAGGTGATCCGCGAACATCCTGTCATGCTGAACCGTGCGCCGACGCTGCACCGTCTTGGCATTCAGGCGTTTGAACCCACGCTGATCGAAGGTAAAGCTATCCAGCTGCACCCGCTGGTTTGCTCGGCGTTCAACGCGGACTTCGACGGTGACCAGATGGCGGTTCACGTGCCGCTGAGCCTTGAGGCCCAGCTGGAAGCGCGCGTCCTGATGATGTCCACGAACAACGTTTTGTCGCCCGCCAACGGCGCGCCGATCATCGTTCCATCGCAGGATATGATCCTGGGTCTCTACTATGTGACCCTGGAACGCGAAGGCATGCCGGGTGAAGGCAAAGTGTTCGGTACCATCGACGAAGTTCAGCACGCGCTGGACGCAGGCGAGGTGCATCTGCACACCAAAATCACCGCGCGGATCACTCAGATCGACGAAGAAGGCAACGAGGTTCTCAAGCGTTTTGAGACCACCCCGGGCCGGGTCCGTCTGGGCGCGCTGCTGCCGAAGAACGTCAAGGCACCGTTTGAACTGGTGAACCGTCTTCTGCGGAAGAAAGAGGTTCAGCAGGTCATCGACACCGTCTACCGTTACTGTGGTCAGAAAGAGTCCGTGATCTTCTGTGACCAGATCATGACCATGGGCTTCCGTGAAGCGTTCAAGGCGGGCATTTCGTTCGGCAAGGACGACATGGTGATCCCCGACACCAAATGGACGCTGGTCGATGAGACCCGCGATCAGGTGAAGGACTTCGAACAGCAGTACATGGACGGCCTGATCACTCAGGGTGAAAAGTACAACAAAGTTGTCGATGCCTGGTCGAAGTGTAACGACAAAGTCACCGATGCGATGATGGGCACCATCTCCGCAGACAAGCGCAACGAGGCTGGCGCCGTGATGGAACCGAACTCGGTTTACATGATGGCTCACTCCGGTGCGCGTGGCTCGGTTACCCAGATGAAACAGCTGGGCGGTATGCGCGGCCTGATGGCGAAGCCGAATGGCGACATCATCGAGACCCCGATCATCTCGAACTTTAAAGAAGGTCTGACCGTTCTCGAGTACTTCAACTCGACTCACGGTGCCCGTAAGGGTCTGTCGGATACCGCTCTGAAGACGGCGAACTCGGGTTACCTGACCCGTCGTCTGGTTGACGTGGCACAGGATTGCATCGTGCGCGATCGTGACTGTGGCACTGAGGCTGCAATTACTGCTGAGGCCGCGGTCAACGACGGTGAGGTTGTGGCGTCGCTTGGCGAGCGTATTCTGGGCCGTGTTGCGGCAGAGGATATCAAGAAGCCGGGCACCGATGAGATCATCGTCGCCGTGGGCCAGCTGATCGACGAGCGCATGGCAGATGCAGTGGAAGAGGCCGGCGTTCAGTCGACCCGTATCCGCTCGCCGCTGACCTGTGAGGCCGAAGAAGGCGTTTGCGCCCAGTGCTATGGCCGTGACCTGGCCCGTGGTACGCAGGTGAACACCGGTGAAGCTGTCGGCATCATCGCCGCGCAGTCGATCGGTGAACCCGGTACACAGCTGACGATGCGGACCTTCCACATCGGCGGCGTTGCTCAGGGTGGCCAGCAGTCCTTCCTTGAAGCCTCGCAAGAGGGCAAGATCGTCTTCGAGATGCCGCAGACCCTGGAAAACGCCAACGGCGAGACCCTGGTTGTTGGTCGGAACATGAAGCTGATCATTCAGGACGAGCACGGTGAAGAGCGCGCCAGCCACAAGCTGGGTTACGGCTCCAAGCTGTTCGTCAAGGAAGGTCAGACCGTGGCCCGTGGCGACAAGCTGTTCGAATGGGATCCCTACACCCTGCCGATCATCGCCGAGAAACCCGGTACCGCAAAATATGTGGACCTGGTCTCCGGTATCGCCGTGCGGGATGAGACCGACGAAGCCACGGGCATGACCCAGAAGATCGTGATCGACTGGCGTGCGGCTCCGAAGGGCTCCGATCTCAAGCCGGAAATCATCCTGGTGGATGGCGATGGCGAGCCGGTGCGCAGCGATGCGGGGAACCCGCTGACCTATCCTATGTCCGTGGACGCCATCCTGTCGGTCGAAGACGGCCAGCAGATCATGGCAGGTGACGTTGTCGCGCGTATCCCGCGTGAAGGCGCCAAGACCAAGGACATTACCGGTGGTCTGCCGCGTGTTGCGGAACTGTTCGAAGCCCGTCGTCCGAAGGACCACGCGATCATCGCCGAAATCGATGGTTACGTGCGCTTTGGCCGCGACTACAAGAACAAGCGCCGCATCTCGATCGAGCCTGCTGATGAGTCGATGGAGCCCGTCGAATACATGGTGCCCAAGGGCAAGCACATTCCTGTTCAGGAAGGTGACTTCGTCCAGAAGGGTGACTACATCATGGACGGCAACCCGGCGCCGCATGACATCCTGTCCATCATGGGTGTCGAGGCTCTGGCGAACTACATGATCGACGAGGTTCAGGACGTCTATCGCCTGCAGGGTGTGAAGATCAACGACAAGCACATCGAGGTGATCGTTCGCCAGATGCTGCAAAAGTGGGAGATCTCCGACTCTGGTGACACCACACTGCTCAAGGGTGAGCATGTGGATAAACAGGAGTACGACACTGCCAATGAGAAGGCGCTGGCCCGTGGCAAGCGTCCTGCTCAGGGTGAGCCGATCCTCTTGGGTATCACCAAGGCGTCGCTGCAGACCCGCTCCTTCATCTCGGCGGCCTCCTTCCAGGAGACCACCCGTGTCCTGACCGAGGCTTCGGTGCAGGGCAAGAAGGACAAGCTGGTTGGCCTGAAAGAGAACGTCATCGTGGGTCGCCTGATCCCGGCCGGTACCGGTGGCGCCACCCAGCGGGTGCGCAACATCGCCCAGTCGCGTGACAATGTCGTCCTTGACGCACGCCGTGAGGAGGCCGAAGCTGCTGCCGCACTGGCCGCGCCGTCGATGGATGACGTCGCCACCGAGGACACCCTCGATAATCTGGTGGAAACCCCAGAGAGCCGCGACTGA
- the rplL gene encoding 50S ribosomal protein L7/L12: MADLKKLAEDIVGLTLLEAQELKTILKDEYGIEPAAGGAVVMAAGGDAGGSAEEEKTEFDVVLKNAGSSKINVIKEVRGITGLGLKEAKELVEAGGKIKEGVDKAEAEDIKGKLEAAGAEVELA, translated from the coding sequence ATGGCTGATCTGAAGAAACTGGCAGAAGACATCGTTGGTCTGACCCTGCTTGAAGCACAAGAACTGAAAACCATCCTGAAGGATGAGTATGGCATCGAGCCCGCAGCTGGCGGCGCTGTTGTCATGGCAGCTGGCGGCGACGCCGGTGGCTCAGCGGAAGAAGAAAAGACCGAATTTGACGTCGTTCTGAAAAACGCTGGTTCGTCCAAAATCAACGTGATCAAAGAAGTTCGCGGCATCACCGGTCTTGGCCTGAAAGAAGCCAAAGAGCTGGTCGAAGCTGGCGGCAAGATCAAAGAAGGCGTGGACAAAGCCGAAGCAGAAGACATCAAAGGCAAGCTGGAAGCAGCTGGCGCCGAAGTCGAGCTGGCCTAA